A single window of Penaeus chinensis breed Huanghai No. 1 chromosome 9, ASM1920278v2, whole genome shotgun sequence DNA harbors:
- the LOC125029169 gene encoding uncharacterized protein LOC125029169: protein MQHRDGTKREFSTTSVDAHDRHPNLDILLARGAGHPVPDGEHDDHRESPPEMARRLANPQTELAPRKKTLSVDCCGHRVFELVRIKPTIFAWQSICISVNLATQTIIFIHNDDRIDVNFTVDSSQMKPGEELLLRGGGYLTVGQEQDEPAGGFNRDQTIEGEIADYRFFDTVLTPAQMESILSCDEERKADDSLPSPLVTLLNGHLEIKGPVVNTTLSLKDICLDLKYGFVMLFPHRNTFFEARTWCDNVHGNVTLPADDEENNVLYDRFYSFKDTCIDSLRRLYWLGAKADLEAKEFRKLSNNMSLTYKNFRHGWDTPSLEYQCMSANVKENYTWSTTRCDVQACPACNFTAPPRLRLRGLCEASLMDRTFYLRGYENQQLLFEGESHMYVRWTDGIWGMTSRMFEDLVAWMVSEDPQEYPTAVRTWRVQGDKCDEEELRLLLTYCSTEEFTCFDGSCIPKKRRCDLAVDCPDQSDELNCEVINVPSGYSTRLPPPSLPSEPLPLLLSVNITVIREFDLISFKISADALWQLRWLDRRLTFKNLRKKYQANLVEDLNVIWTPMVKLRDGTGSSVDSKPRSEALYVARMGEPLPDDDTIMLEDDVYSGFENMLLYQQEKTITFMCNFQLRMYPFDRQWCSIVFNVPYLTIEFGVLTKDGPGVLFLGSRRLLEYELLTETFTNFSKDGLSFVNVQLGFRNLYGYYLGNTFLPTLMLVIICICALGFDLTDFTDRIMVSLTSLLVLATFFTQTSQTIPRTSYLKLIDVWFVALICEDFFIILAVVFVEWRVGREGDGIVRVTPVKALSAASLPRREGKLAWASTYFSPARINRFFIRLFCVTLFLVLACFVPICINSLDF from the exons AATTAGCTCCTCGGAAAAAGACTCTGAGCGTGGACTGCTGCGGGCATCGAGTTTTTGAATTAGTCCGCATAAAGCCCACGATTTTTGCCTGGCAATCCATCTGCATTTCTGTGAACCTGGCGACTCAGACTATTATCTTCATTCACAATGACGAC AGGATCGATGTCAACTTCACGGTGGACAGCTCGCAGATGAAGCCAGGTGAGGAGCTGCTGCTCAGGGGCGGCGGCTACCTGACGGTGGGCCAGGAGCAGGACGAGCCCGCCGGGGGCTTCAACAGGGACCAGACGATAGAGGGGGAGATTGCCGACTACCGTTTCTTCGACACCGTACTCACGCCGGCGCAGATGGAAAGCATTCTCTCGTGCGACGAAGAAAGAAAGGCTGATGACAGCTTACCCTCTCCGTTGGTTACCTTACTGAATGGCCACTTGGAAATAAAGGGGCCAGTTGTAAACACCACTCTGTCCCTCAAGGATATCTGCCTGGATCTGAAATATGGATTCGTTATGCTTTTTCCCCACCGAAATACCTTCTTCGAAGCCCGCACTTGGTGTGATAATGTCCATGGTAATGTCACTCTCCCAGCCGACGACGAGGAGAACAATGTCCTTTACGACAGGTTCTACAGCTTTAAAGACACGTGCATCGACAGCCTTCGCAGACTGTACTGGTTGGGAGCCAAAGCCGACCTGGAGGCGAAGGAGTTTCGGAAGCTTTCTAATAACATGTCGCTGACATATAAGAATTTTCGGCATGGCTGGGACACGCCCTCACTCGAGTACCAGTGCATGTCGGCAAACGTCAAGGAGAACTACACTTGGAGCACCACCCGCTGCGACGTCCAGGCCTGCCCCGCCTGTAACTTCACGGCTCCGCCTCGTCTGCGTCTTCGGGGGCTCTGCGAGGCGTCCCTTATGGACAGGACGTTCTACCTGCGGGGCTACGAGAACCAGCAACTGCTCTTCGAGGGAGAGTCTCACATGTACGTCAGGTGGACCGACGGGATCTGGGGGATGACCAGCCGCATGTTTGAAGACCTTGTGGCGTGGATGGTTTCTGAGGACCCACAGGAATATCCTACTGCTGTTCGTACGTGGCGGGTCCAGGGAGACAAGTGTGATGAGGAAGAG CTACGCCTGTTACTGACCTACTGCTCGACGGAGGAATTTACCTGCTTTGATGGATCTTGCATCCCTAAGAAGCGAAGGTGCGACCTGGCTGTCGACTGCCCCGACCAGAGCGACGAACTCAACTGCGAGGTGATCAACGTCCCTTCCGGCTACTCCACCAggcttcccccgccctccctgcCGTCGGAGCCTCTGCCGCTCCTCCTCTCCGTCAACATCACGGTCATTCGCGAGTTCGACCTCATCTCCTTCAAGATCAGCGCCGACGCCCTGTGGCAGCTCAGGTGGCTGGACAGGCGGCTCACCTTCAAGAACCTGAGGAAGAAGTATCAGGCCAACCTGGTGGAGGACCTCAACGTTATCTGGACTCCCATGGTGAAGCTCCGGGACGGAACCGGCAGCTCCGTGGACTCGAAGCCGCGCTCCGAGGCCCTCTACGTGGCCCGGATGGGGGAGCCTCTGCCGGACGACGACACCATCATGCTGGAAG ATGACGTATATAGTGGATTTGAGAACATGCTGTTGTATCAGCAGGAGAAGACCATCACTTTCATGTGTAACTTTCAACTGCGGATGTACCCTTTTGATCGCCAGTGGTGTTCTATCGTCTTTAACGTCCCTTATTTGACAATTGAATTCGGCGTCCTCACCAAG GATGGCCCGGGGGTGTTGTTCCTGGGGTCGCGTCGCCTCCTCGAGTACGAGCTGCTGACGGAGACCTTCACCAACTTCTCCAAGGACGGACTTAGCTTCGTTaat GTTCAGCTCGGTTTCCGGAATTTGTATGGATACTACCTTGGCAACACCTTCCTGCCGACGCTCATGCTCGTCATCATCTGCATCTGCGCCCTCGGGTTCGACCTCACAGACTTCACG GACCGCATCATggtctccctcacctccctgttGGTCCTGGCGACGTTCTTCACCCAGACCAGCCAGACCATTCCGAGAACTTCGTACCTCAAGCTCATCGACGTGTGGTTCGTGGCTCTTATCTGCGAGGACTTCTTCATCATCTTGGCCGTCGTGTTCGTGGAGTGGcgcgtgggaagggagggggacggcATCGTCAGGGTGACACCGGTGAAGGCTCTTAGTGCTGCGTCCCtgccaaggagggaagggaagcttGCGTGGGCATCCACTTACTTTTCGCCGGCCAGAATTAATCGTTTTTTCATTAGGCTTTTCTGCGTCACGTTGTTTCTTGTGCTAGCATGCTTCGTGCCTATTTGCATTAACAGTCTGGACTTTTAG
- the LOC125029051 gene encoding uncharacterized protein LOC125029051: MVYTAIFCLLLECVTVSLGKSLPMLRKDGKSEGSLHSPSTTEGYTAPQQPKEKSTPWNLVPNSSASDYGKTIGPQNVIFPVPLMTPEISDKGRIFPSIPGIPPLWDAAQYPTSEKVFTPLPNILQDPMTVGNMPEFRAAKENIPQVPEPIWNTAQNPFYKVSMPPGFLNETQEATTPHVPSVLKVDLGHTTQLPEMEPQDSATQGGVKKTPIAIELTPNVKLDRLEVKANKVILHGYPCQCPPGVPCYCPIDL, encoded by the exons ATGGTTTATACTGCAattttctgtttactttt AGAATGTGTGACCGTTTCACTGGGCAAAAGCCTTCCGATGCTCAGGAAGGATGGCAAGAGCGAAGGAAGTTTGCACAGTCCATCAACAACCGAAGGCTACACGGCGCCACAGCAGCCTAAGGAGAAAAGTACGCCTTGGAATCTGGTGCCTAACTCAAGCGCTTCTGACTATGGAAAGACAATAGGCCCTCAAAATGTGATATTCCCTGTGCCCTTGATGACTCCGGAGATCTCGGATAAAGGCCGCATATTTCCAAGTATCCCGGGTATCCCGCCGCTTTGGGATGCTGCCCAATATCCTACGAGCGAGAAGGTGTTCACGCCTCTCCCGAACATATTACAGGATCCCATGACTGTGGGAAACATGCCCGAGTTCCGTGCAGCCAAGGAGAACATTCCTCAGGTTCCCGAGCCCATCTGGAATACGGCCCAGAACCCCTTTTACAAAGTGAGTATGCCACCAGGTTTTCTCAATGAAACACAGGAAGCGACAACTCCACACGTGCCCTCCGTGTTGAAGGTGGACCTCGGACACACGACGCAACTGCCAGAAATGGAGCCTCAGGACTCCGCTACACAAGGGGGTGTAAAAAAGACGCCAATAGCCATCGAACTTACGCCGAATGTGAAACTGGATCGCCTTGAAGTAAAGGCAAATAAAGTTATCTTACACG GATATCCATGCCAATGCCCGCCAGGCGTGCCCTGCTATTGCCCAATTGATTTGTGA